The DNA segment AAAAACGTTTTAAAAATTTTAAAGGGAAGTCAAATCATCATTGACGCACTGGACAACCTTTTAACCCGTATTATTGTAAGCCGGTGCTGTGAAAAGTTAGACATTCCATTCATCCACGGAGCAATACACGGCACCATGGGCCAGGTTAGTGTTTTTAACAGTTCCACACCGTCTTACGAAGAATTATTTAAATTACCCTCGCAGGGCAAAGAATTAAGCGATGAAATCCGTTCAAAGGTTTCAAATCTCAGTAAAGAAGTTCCACCAGTAATTGGGCCAGTGCCCAATATAGTGGGATGTCTCCAGGCTTTTGAATCTGTTAAACTTATTACTGGTAAAGGAAGCCCTATTATGGCCCCTCGTGTGCTGATGTTTGATTTAATGAAAGAAGAAGCATTTTCAGTAGTTCGTTTTTAATTAACCCCTGTAATTTATGGACCCACTACATGCATAGTCCTGGAAACAGTACAGTTTAAGTAACAACAGTAAAATGTTGGAAAACCAAGAATGATAAGCCACATTTGACAGAACAAATGTCTTAATTAATATTAATTAATATATAAAAACATGATTAAAGAGCATTAACTCTAATTCCACTTTAAAAATTTTAATTCCAAGTTAAAAATGGTAATTCCGGTTAAAAATGTTTATTGCACTCAAATAAAGAATAGGTGTTTTAATGTTATCCCAAAAATCAGCGCTAATTGTGAGCTTCATTATTGTAATATCAATTGTAATGACCAGCGGATGTACTTTCGACATGAAAAATCTCATTAATCAGAATAATAACAGTAAGGTAGATATAATTCAGTATACAGTTAACGTTGACTCCAGCAATAACAATTCTTATCATGTAAATGGTATGGTAGAAAACAGAGCTGCCCAGAACTACAGTTCTGTCAACTTAACAGTTACTGGATACAATGCTAAAAAAGAAGCAATCTCCAAAACCAAAATAACATTACCAAAAGTGCCAGCACATGATTATACTGATTATGATGCATGGTTAACTTCATCCAACGGTGAAAAAATAAGCACAGCCACTGTTGAATTCATAAATGGTACCAAAGGTTGATTTCTTTAGAAAATATTCTAATTTACTTTTAAAAGGATTTCTTAAAGATTTTTAGAGATTTTTTAAAGATATCTTCGAGACTTCTTAATTTTAAAAAAGATTTCAGTTTACGATGCACCAGCCACATAAATAATATGATTGTCACAATCCTGGAACACATATCATAATTCATTACATTGGATGAAATTGGTACATAATAATTATGGTTGTCACAATCCACAAACATTTATATACCAGTAAGAGGAAACATCCTTCCGGTGAAGATCACGGAGGTTACTAAATTGCAAGACAAGATTGGAAAAGTTATTGAAAATATCGAAAAATGCGGTACTAAATTTGTTAGGCTGCAGTTTGTGGACATACACGGGACTCCCAAGAACATGGCGATTCCCCTGGTGAAACCAGACGATATAGAAGACATTATCAAAGATGGACTGTTATTCGATGGTTCATCAGTAGAAGGATTCGTGGATATCAACAACAGTGACCTGGTAATAAAACCAGACCCAGACACCTTCTCCGCCCTCCCATGGAGGCCTGAAGAAAAAGGTGTATGCAGATTCATATGTGATATCTACTGGCCTGATGGAACACCATTCGAAGGAGATCCAAGGTACATACTGAAAAAGACCCTGGAAAAAGCCGAAAAAATGGGTTATGAATACAACGTGGGTCCAGAACCAGAATTCTTCATAGTGGATATGGATGAAGAAGGAATTGTTTACCCCCACGATGAAGGTGTTTACTTCGATGTGGAACCAGTAGACCAGGGAACCGACATGAGAAGGGAACTTGTTCTGGGACTGGAAGAACTCAACTTCG comes from the uncultured Methanobacterium sp. genome and includes:
- a CDS encoding HesA/MoeB/ThiF family protein, whose product is MPAEQEAKSYWEMLDRQKGIISEEEQLNLLNSQITVIGCGGIGGATTEMLARIGVGKLRIVDKDVFDLSNINRQLMSSQESVGRSKTEITKKRLESINPTIEVEAFNQELNDKNVLKILKGSQIIIDALDNLLTRIIVSRCCEKLDIPFIHGAIHGTMGQVSVFNSSTPSYEELFKLPSQGKELSDEIRSKVSNLSKEVPPVIGPVPNIVGCLQAFESVKLITGKGSPIMAPRVLMFDLMKEEAFSVVRF